The Pseudomonas sp. PDM14 genomic interval GATCATGCCGTCGATCACTGCCGGGGTCAGCGCCAGGCGGTCGACCATGGCCGGCTCCAGGCCGTTGGCACGGGCGGCGGTCAGGTCAAGTTCGTTGGCGGCGGTCAGCTCGGCGCGGGCAGCGTCGAGGGCATTGGCGGCGGCCTGCAGGGCGCGGTTCTTCTGCGCAGTGCTGGCGCGTGCGAGCACCCGCGAGGCATCACGCGCGGCGCGGCCCAGGCGGGTCATGTAGTCGAGCACGGACTCAGTCATGGTCGGCGGAGGTCTGGCAGTTGGGAAAAAGGGGCTGATTATAGCGGCAGCGCTGCCCCGCGCCCAGCGCTGCCCGGCAGACGGGCCGCCGGGTATACAAAAAGCGACAAGTTTCAGCCCCGCTGCGCCGACGCATTGCTAAGATCGCCGCCATTCAATTGCCGGACTGCCCATGCGCGACGCCCCGCCCCAGCCCTGGCCCGACGCCCGCCCACTGCCCGCCGCCTTCTTCGACCGCGACGCGCAGACCCTGGCGCGCGAGCTGTTGGGCAAGGTCATTCGCCACCGCCACGACGGCCACTGGCTCGCCGCGCGCATCATCGAGACCGAGGCCTACTACGCCGCCGAGAAAGGCAGCCATGCCTCGCTTGGCTACACCGAGAAGCGCCGCGCGCTGTTTCTCGACGGTGGGCACATCTATATGTACTACGCCCGCGGCGGTGACTCGCTGAACTTCAGCGCCCAGGGCCCCGGCAACGCGGTACTGATCAAATCCGCCGCGCCGTGGATCGATGCCCACTGCGCCGCCGACGCCCTGCAGCGCAT includes:
- a CDS encoding DNA-3-methyladenine glycosylase; translation: MRDAPPQPWPDARPLPAAFFDRDAQTLARELLGKVIRHRHDGHWLAARIIETEAYYAAEKGSHASLGYTEKRRALFLDGGHIYMYYARGGDSLNFSAQGPGNAVLIKSAAPWIDAHCAADALQRMQANNPDASGMPRPSTRLCAGQTLLCKALGLKVAEWDAQRFDPQRLFVDDVGERPAQIIQTTRLGIPLGRDEHLPYRFVDAAFARQTTRNPIRRGQVEGRDYHVHATPHQLVEQELYP